From a single Thermoanaerobaculia bacterium genomic region:
- a CDS encoding Mur ligase family protein, which translates to MNGEKLYFIAVGGTAMAPLAVLLSGRGHRVSGSDTALYPPMSDLIARAGIPVLSGFRAENVPADADRVVIGNAVPRTNPEVQRVLELGLPYLSLPQAIRRFLLPGKHSVVVTGTHGKTTTSALLAWILTDAGRDPGFLVGGELKNFGAGFRDGAGPHFLLEGDEYNAAFFDRGPKFLHYEPRTLLVNNVEFDHADLYPDVKAVEDAFRKVIVIVPPDGVVVANGDDPRVRTLAESARAPVVFVSLEGDGEVDAADLAVDAGGTEFTVAGPGETVRLRSPLFGRHNVRNAAMAYAAARRLGLSAGEISAALPRFSGVKRRLEVLGTRNGVLYVDDFAHHPTAVFETLAAARQRWPGRRVWGLFEPRSITAGRKFFEKDYERALAAADCVVLAPVFHAGRFTPDQLIDREAVRRALSALGRRVFLPERVEEIEPILEREARPDDVVLLMSSGDLAGLRRRISDDTGRAT; encoded by the coding sequence GTGAACGGGGAAAAGCTCTATTTCATCGCTGTCGGCGGGACCGCGATGGCGCCGCTCGCGGTGCTCCTCTCCGGCCGGGGACACCGGGTGAGCGGCTCCGACACGGCGCTCTATCCGCCCATGTCCGACCTGATCGCCCGGGCGGGGATTCCCGTTCTCTCCGGTTTCCGCGCCGAGAACGTGCCGGCGGACGCCGACCGCGTCGTCATCGGCAACGCCGTGCCGCGGACGAACCCGGAAGTACAGCGCGTCCTCGAGCTCGGACTTCCGTACCTTTCCCTGCCGCAGGCGATCCGGCGCTTTCTCCTGCCGGGGAAGCATTCGGTCGTCGTGACCGGCACCCACGGGAAGACGACGACCTCGGCGCTGCTCGCCTGGATCCTGACCGACGCCGGGCGCGACCCCGGATTCCTCGTCGGCGGCGAGCTCAAGAATTTCGGAGCGGGCTTTCGCGACGGCGCCGGCCCCCATTTCCTGCTCGAGGGGGACGAGTACAACGCGGCGTTCTTCGACCGCGGGCCCAAATTCCTCCACTACGAGCCGCGGACGCTTCTCGTCAACAACGTGGAGTTCGACCACGCGGACCTCTATCCCGACGTGAAGGCCGTCGAGGACGCCTTCCGGAAGGTGATCGTGATCGTCCCGCCGGACGGTGTGGTCGTCGCCAATGGAGACGACCCGCGCGTGCGCACTCTCGCGGAAAGCGCGCGCGCTCCCGTCGTCTTCGTGTCGCTCGAAGGAGACGGGGAAGTGGACGCGGCGGACCTCGCAGTCGACGCCGGCGGGACGGAGTTCACCGTTGCCGGCCCGGGGGAGACCGTGCGCCTGCGATCCCCCCTTTTCGGCCGCCACAACGTCCGCAACGCCGCGATGGCGTACGCGGCGGCGCGGCGTCTCGGACTCTCCGCCGGCGAGATCTCGGCCGCGCTTCCGCGGTTTTCGGGGGTGAAGCGCCGTCTCGAGGTCCTCGGCACCCGAAACGGCGTCCTCTACGTCGACGACTTCGCGCACCATCCGACGGCGGTCTTCGAGACGCTCGCCGCCGCGCGGCAGCGCTGGCCCGGCCGGCGGGTGTGGGGCCTGTTCGAGCCGCGGTCGATCACGGCAGGCCGGAAGTTCTTCGAGAAGGATTACGAGCGCGCGCTCGCGGCCGCCGACTGCGTCGTCCTCGCGCCGGTCTTCCACGCGGGCCGATTCACTCCCGACCAGCTGATCGACCGCGAAGCGGTGCGGCGAGCTCTCTCGGCGCTCGGACGGCGCGTGTTCCTGCCCGAACGGGTCGAGGAGATCGAGCCCATCCTCGAGCGCGAAGCGCGCCCCGACGACGTCGTCCTGCTGATGTCCTCGGGCGACCTGGCGGGCCTGCGCCGGCGCATTTCCGACGATACCGGGCGAGCCACCTGA
- the hslU gene encoding ATP-dependent protease ATPase subunit HslU encodes MPGDLAESAKTEAAKADGGDLTPRQIVAELDKFIVGQDKAKRAVAVALRNRWRRLRLPPEVAREILPKNILMMGPTGVGKTEIARRLARLARAPFLKIEASKFTEVGYVGRDVESIVRDLTEVAVGLVREEKTREIAAQAEARTEERLLDLLLPKLAPAEAEETRRKLRALLREGKLEDRMIDVEVTEQAFPSFQILTNQGAEEMDVSLKDMLPNIFGGKKKNRSCPVSEARQILRSEEESRLIDPQQLSREAVARAESAGIVFLDEIDKVAGREGSRGGPDVSREGVQRDLLPIVEGTQVHTKHGMVRTDHVLFIAAGAFHVAKPSDLIPELQGRFPIRVELDSLSEGDFVRILTEPENALTKQYRALLSAEGVVLEFTDDAVAEIAKWAERVNRQLENIGARRLHTILERLLEEVSFEGPELSGKTLSIDAAMVRERVADLARNEDLSRYVL; translated from the coding sequence ATGCCGGGCGACCTCGCCGAGTCGGCGAAAACCGAGGCCGCGAAAGCGGACGGCGGAGACCTCACGCCGCGCCAGATCGTCGCCGAGCTCGACAAGTTCATCGTCGGGCAGGACAAGGCCAAGCGCGCGGTCGCGGTCGCGCTCCGGAACCGCTGGCGCCGCCTGCGCCTGCCGCCGGAGGTCGCGCGCGAGATCCTCCCGAAGAACATCCTGATGATGGGGCCGACCGGCGTCGGCAAGACCGAGATCGCGCGCCGCCTCGCCCGTCTCGCGAGGGCGCCCTTCCTGAAGATCGAGGCGTCGAAATTCACCGAGGTCGGCTACGTCGGACGCGACGTCGAATCGATCGTCCGCGACCTGACGGAGGTGGCCGTCGGGCTCGTGCGCGAGGAGAAGACGCGCGAGATCGCGGCGCAGGCAGAGGCGCGGACGGAAGAACGCCTGCTCGACCTCCTCCTGCCCAAGCTCGCCCCCGCCGAAGCCGAGGAGACCCGGCGCAAGCTCCGCGCGCTCCTTCGCGAAGGGAAGCTCGAGGACCGGATGATCGACGTCGAGGTGACCGAGCAGGCGTTTCCGTCGTTCCAGATTCTCACCAACCAGGGCGCCGAGGAGATGGACGTGTCGTTGAAGGACATGCTCCCGAACATCTTCGGCGGGAAGAAGAAGAACCGCTCCTGCCCGGTCTCCGAAGCGCGCCAGATCCTGCGGAGCGAGGAGGAGTCGCGGCTGATCGACCCGCAGCAGCTCTCCCGCGAGGCGGTCGCCCGCGCCGAGTCGGCGGGGATCGTCTTCCTCGACGAGATCGACAAGGTCGCGGGACGCGAAGGGAGCCGCGGCGGGCCGGACGTGTCGCGGGAAGGGGTCCAGCGCGACCTGCTGCCGATCGTCGAGGGAACGCAGGTGCATACCAAGCACGGGATGGTGCGCACCGACCACGTCCTCTTCATCGCCGCCGGCGCGTTCCACGTCGCCAAGCCCTCGGACCTGATTCCCGAGCTCCAGGGAAGATTTCCGATCCGCGTCGAGCTCGACTCCCTCTCCGAGGGGGACTTCGTGCGGATCCTGACGGAGCCGGAGAACGCGCTGACGAAGCAGTACCGGGCGCTCCTCTCGGCCGAGGGGGTCGTGCTCGAGTTCACCGACGACGCCGTCGCCGAGATCGCCAAATGGGCCGAGCGCGTCAACCGGCAGCTCGAAAACATCGGCGCGCGCCGGCTCCACACGATCCTCGAGAGGCTCCTCGAGGAGGTCTCGTTCGAGGGCCCGGAGCTCTCGGGCAAGACGCTGTCCATCGACGCGGCGATGGTCCGCGAGCGGGTCGCCGACCTCGCCCGCAACGAAGACCTCTCCCGCTACGTCCTGTGA
- the hslV gene encoding ATP-dependent protease subunit HslV: MKSRQMRSTTVLCVRRDGRVAIAGDGQVTMGTTVMKTGAAKIRRLYEGRVLAGFAGTSADAFALFSKFEAKLDEHRGNLERSAIELARDWRTDKILRQLEALLIVADKELSLLISGTGDLISPDEGLLAIGSGGPYALAAARALLKHTTLPAPELAREALTIAAGIDIYTNDRIKVEEL, encoded by the coding sequence ATGAAATCCCGCCAGATGCGCTCCACGACGGTCCTCTGCGTCCGCCGCGACGGCCGGGTCGCGATCGCCGGCGACGGCCAGGTCACGATGGGAACGACGGTGATGAAGACCGGCGCGGCGAAGATCCGCCGGCTCTACGAGGGAAGGGTGCTCGCGGGGTTTGCGGGCACCTCCGCCGACGCCTTCGCCCTCTTCTCGAAATTCGAGGCGAAGCTGGACGAGCACCGCGGGAACCTCGAGCGCTCCGCGATCGAGCTCGCCCGCGACTGGCGAACGGACAAGATCCTGCGGCAGCTCGAGGCGCTCTTGATCGTCGCGGACAAGGAGCTGTCCCTCCTCATCTCGGGCACCGGCGACCTGATCTCCCCCGACGAAGGGCTGCTGGCGATCGGCTCCGGCGGTCCGTACGCTCTCGCGGCCGCCCGCGCGCTCCTCAAGCACACGACGCTGCCGGCTCCGGAGCTCGCGCGCGAGGCGCTGACGATCGCCGCCGGGATCGACATCTACACGAACGACCGCATCAAGGTCGAAGAGCTGTAA
- a CDS encoding DedA family protein, which translates to MIGHLVALVSRFILATIQSGGYAGVAGLMAIESACIPLPSELIMPFAGFLASQGRFSVGWLGFFGAVGCVVGSIPAYYLGLYGGRPLIEKYGKWVLLSHHDLDLADRLFQRHGEPVVFVARLLPVIRTFIAFPAGVSRMDMRRFVLYTFSGSLPWCLGLAWIGSKLGEHWTVLGAYFHKFDAAIGVMILAGFALFVWRHLRRQ; encoded by the coding sequence TTGATCGGACATCTCGTCGCTCTCGTCTCGCGGTTCATCCTGGCCACGATCCAGTCGGGGGGCTACGCCGGCGTCGCGGGTCTCATGGCGATCGAGTCCGCCTGCATCCCCCTCCCGTCCGAGCTGATCATGCCGTTTGCCGGATTCCTCGCCTCGCAGGGGCGTTTTTCCGTCGGATGGCTCGGCTTCTTCGGGGCGGTCGGCTGCGTCGTCGGTTCGATCCCGGCCTACTACCTCGGGCTCTATGGGGGGCGGCCGCTCATCGAAAAATACGGCAAGTGGGTGCTCCTCTCGCACCACGATCTCGACCTCGCCGACCGGCTCTTCCAGCGCCACGGCGAGCCGGTCGTCTTCGTCGCCCGCCTTCTTCCCGTCATCCGCACGTTCATCGCTTTTCCCGCCGGGGTCTCGCGGATGGACATGCGCCGCTTCGTCCTCTACACGTTTTCGGGATCGCTTCCCTGGTGCCTCGGGCTCGCGTGGATCGGGTCGAAGCTCGGCGAGCACTGGACGGTGCTGGGCGCGTACTTTCACAAGTTCGACGCGGCGATCGGCGTGATGATTCTCGCGGGGTTCGCTCTCTTCGTCTGGCGACACCTTCGGCGGCAGTAG
- the polA gene encoding DNA polymerase I, producing MAEKRPLLYLVDGSNALHRAFHAIRSLNNSKGFPTNAIYGFAAILRKLVREHKPSHVGIAFDISESTARKEAYADYKAQRKPMADDLAVQIPYIRRLCEAFRMPILELHGFEADDVIATLAMKAAAQGIDVVLFTTDKDFLQLVGPRVRMYQAMREKMLDAGGVEEFFGVPPERVGDVLAIMGDASDNVPGVAGIGEVGAKKLVQQYGSLENVLAHASEITAKKTREALAAGAENARLSRRLVELERSLPVELDMEALRLDPADPEKLKALYSELEFHSLVEELESAAPGSVEDVAFRKLAAGEPFTPSAAAEWLGVSVVGLSGPSAAAPSGPGDATLPLESGPAKIPADGRYLFALSDGAETAVGEETGNELAARLAALRGVAWVSPDAKGIDAFLLRHGIDDPPAIFDPCVARYVLACGTSNPEFEAIALDLFRRKAATAKEAGIPGGTIETAGRWAAERARWALEMREKLGGELAEKPNLRRVFETIETPLTPVLARMEAAGILVDVPYLRALSERMAADVARLESEIFSEAGEAFNVASPPQLSRILFEKLNLPTGRKTAKTKSFSTGVETLQTLASQGYRIASLLMEHREISKLKGTYADALPQLVDAGNRIHAKFNQTVAATGRLSSSDPNLQNIPIRTGAGREIRRGFIAPEGRRLLAADYSQIELRILAHVSGDAAMIQAFAEGQDVHRATAAKVFNVSPDLVTLEMRIAAKRINFGLLYGMGAFSLAKDLGVPTGEAKEFIEAYFAQFPGVRATLEGVVAGARENGCVTTIFGRERPIPEIRSSNGMVRANAERMAQNAPFQGSAADIVKLAMIAVDRGLREGKMGTRMLLQVHDELLFEVPEEELDRARARIVAEMESAAALAVPLKVDVGVGRNWLEAK from the coding sequence GTGGCGGAAAAGCGGCCCCTGTTGTATCTCGTCGACGGCTCCAACGCGCTCCACCGCGCGTTCCACGCGATCCGTTCGCTCAACAACTCGAAGGGCTTCCCGACCAACGCGATCTACGGATTCGCGGCGATCCTGAGGAAGCTCGTTCGCGAGCACAAGCCGTCGCACGTCGGAATCGCGTTCGACATCTCGGAATCGACCGCCCGGAAGGAGGCCTACGCCGACTACAAGGCCCAGAGGAAGCCGATGGCGGACGACCTCGCCGTGCAGATCCCGTACATCCGCCGGCTCTGCGAGGCGTTCCGCATGCCGATCCTGGAGCTCCACGGCTTCGAGGCCGACGACGTGATCGCGACCCTCGCGATGAAGGCGGCGGCGCAGGGGATCGACGTCGTGCTCTTCACGACCGACAAGGACTTTCTGCAGCTCGTCGGGCCGCGAGTCCGCATGTACCAGGCGATGCGCGAAAAGATGCTCGATGCCGGCGGGGTCGAGGAGTTCTTCGGCGTGCCGCCCGAGCGGGTCGGAGACGTGCTCGCGATCATGGGAGACGCCTCCGACAACGTCCCGGGCGTGGCCGGCATCGGCGAGGTCGGCGCGAAGAAGCTCGTCCAGCAGTACGGCTCTCTCGAGAACGTCCTCGCGCACGCGTCGGAGATCACGGCGAAGAAGACGCGCGAGGCGCTCGCCGCGGGCGCCGAGAACGCGCGCCTGTCGCGGCGGCTCGTCGAGCTCGAGCGCAGCCTCCCGGTCGAGCTCGACATGGAAGCGCTGCGGCTCGATCCCGCGGACCCGGAGAAGCTGAAGGCGCTCTACTCCGAGCTCGAGTTCCATTCCCTCGTCGAGGAGCTCGAGTCGGCGGCGCCGGGCTCGGTCGAGGACGTCGCGTTCCGGAAGCTCGCGGCGGGGGAGCCGTTCACGCCGTCGGCCGCGGCTGAATGGCTCGGCGTCTCGGTCGTCGGGTTGAGCGGCCCCTCGGCCGCCGCGCCGTCCGGCCCGGGGGACGCGACGCTGCCGCTCGAGAGCGGACCCGCGAAGATACCGGCCGACGGGCGGTATCTCTTCGCGCTCTCCGACGGGGCGGAGACGGCCGTCGGCGAAGAGACCGGAAACGAGCTCGCCGCGAGGCTCGCGGCGCTCCGCGGCGTCGCGTGGGTCTCTCCCGACGCGAAGGGTATCGACGCATTCCTGCTGCGGCACGGCATCGACGATCCGCCCGCGATCTTCGACCCGTGCGTCGCGCGGTACGTGCTCGCCTGCGGGACGTCGAATCCCGAGTTCGAGGCGATCGCGCTCGACCTCTTCCGGCGAAAGGCGGCCACCGCGAAGGAGGCGGGAATTCCCGGCGGGACGATCGAGACCGCCGGACGCTGGGCGGCCGAGCGCGCCCGATGGGCCCTCGAGATGCGCGAGAAGCTCGGCGGGGAGCTCGCCGAGAAGCCGAACCTCCGGCGCGTCTTCGAGACGATCGAGACGCCGCTCACTCCGGTGCTCGCGCGGATGGAAGCGGCGGGAATTCTCGTCGACGTCCCGTATCTGCGGGCGCTGTCGGAGCGGATGGCGGCCGACGTCGCGCGCCTCGAATCGGAGATCTTCTCGGAGGCGGGCGAGGCCTTCAACGTCGCCTCGCCGCCGCAGCTTTCCCGGATCCTCTTCGAGAAGCTGAACCTTCCGACGGGGAGGAAGACCGCGAAGACGAAGTCGTTCTCGACCGGCGTCGAGACGCTCCAGACGCTGGCCTCCCAGGGGTACCGCATCGCGTCGCTCCTGATGGAGCACCGCGAGATCTCGAAGCTCAAGGGGACCTACGCGGACGCCCTGCCCCAGCTCGTCGACGCCGGGAACCGCATCCACGCGAAGTTCAACCAGACGGTCGCCGCGACCGGACGGCTGTCGTCGTCCGACCCGAACCTGCAGAACATCCCGATCCGGACCGGGGCGGGACGCGAGATCCGCCGCGGCTTCATCGCGCCGGAAGGACGCCGCCTGCTCGCCGCCGACTACTCGCAGATCGAGCTGCGCATCCTCGCGCACGTCTCCGGCGACGCCGCGATGATCCAGGCGTTCGCCGAGGGACAGGACGTCCACCGCGCGACGGCGGCGAAGGTCTTCAACGTCTCCCCGGACCTCGTCACGCTCGAGATGCGGATCGCGGCCAAGAGGATCAACTTCGGGCTGCTGTACGGGATGGGGGCGTTCTCCCTCGCCAAGGACCTCGGGGTGCCGACGGGAGAGGCGAAGGAATTCATCGAAGCCTACTTCGCGCAGTTTCCCGGCGTCCGCGCGACGCTGGAGGGAGTCGTCGCCGGGGCGCGCGAGAACGGCTGCGTGACGACGATCTTCGGCCGCGAGCGCCCGATCCCGGAGATCCGGTCGAGCAACGGAATGGTGCGCGCCAACGCCGAGCGCATGGCGCAGAACGCGCCGTTCCAGGGCTCCGCGGCCGACATCGTCAAGCTCGCGATGATCGCGGTCGACCGCGGCCTGCGGGAGGGGAAGATGGGGACGCGCATGCTCCTCCAGGTGCACGACGAGCTCCTGTTCGAAGTGCCGGAGGAAGAGCTCGACCGGGCCCGGGCGCGCATCGTCGCGGAGATGGAGAGCGCGGCCGCGCTGGCGGTGCCGCTCAAGGTCGACGTCGGGGTGGGTCGCAATTGGCTGGAAGCCAAATAG